A window from Actinomycetospora corticicola encodes these proteins:
- the ftsY gene encoding signal recognition particle-docking protein FtsY, which translates to MTSPLTTLDTSTRELLAQAPAAGLSPGVLTGIIVAVVVVVLLLVLIVGLVLARRRRISLRNQEEEQAEPPKPTKGSYSAGGGFSFSAGGGATGTKDRPEVGPTPPTVGTTPTGTGPDIEARPSRPSGPSAPAPAPERTTQAPSAIPEQTEITPVAPERTTEIEPDRTTEIDSSPGGTPAPSADRTTEIPPAGDRTTEIPPTASAPTAPAPDRTTAVPPVAPAPSTPAPDRTTEIPPAAPDRTTPTPPAASAPAPPAPQRPASPAPDRTTEITPATPDRTTQIPPAAAPPAPASAPPAQPAPPAPAAPDAAPAPSEPIASPEGRLERLRGRLGRSRSTLGTGLLGLLGAGDLDEDSWEEVEDQLLMADLGSATTQEVVGKLRERIASRGVRTSDEVRELLHEVLVETLGTGMERSVRALAHDGRPAVVLVVGVNGTGKTTTTGKLARVLVGGGHEIVLGAADTFRAAAAEQLQTWGERAGARVVRGAEGADPASVAFDAVKRGAEAGVDAVLLDTAGRLHTKTGLMDELGKVKRVVERQAEVDEVLLVLDATTGQNGLTQARVFREVVDVTGVVLTKLDGTAKGGIVFQVQRELGVPVKLVGLGEGPDDLAPFEPNAFVDALLR; encoded by the coding sequence GTGACGTCGCCGCTGACCACCCTCGACACCTCGACCCGGGAACTGCTCGCGCAGGCCCCCGCCGCCGGGCTCTCGCCGGGTGTGCTGACCGGGATCATCGTCGCGGTCGTCGTGGTGGTGCTCCTCCTCGTCCTGATCGTCGGGCTCGTCCTGGCCCGCCGGCGCCGCATCTCGCTGCGGAACCAGGAGGAGGAACAGGCCGAGCCGCCGAAGCCGACCAAGGGCAGCTACAGCGCCGGCGGCGGCTTCTCGTTCTCCGCGGGCGGCGGGGCGACGGGGACGAAGGACCGGCCCGAGGTCGGGCCGACGCCGCCGACGGTCGGGACCACGCCCACCGGGACCGGCCCGGACATCGAGGCGCGCCCGTCGCGCCCGTCGGGCCCGTCCGCTCCTGCTCCTGCTCCGGAGCGCACCACCCAGGCCCCGTCCGCGATCCCCGAGCAGACCGAGATCACGCCGGTCGCGCCCGAGCGGACCACCGAGATCGAGCCGGACCGCACGACCGAGATCGACTCGTCTCCCGGCGGGACTCCGGCGCCGTCCGCCGACCGCACCACGGAGATCCCGCCGGCCGGTGACCGCACCACGGAGATCCCGCCGACCGCGTCCGCTCCGACGGCTCCCGCCCCGGACCGGACGACCGCGGTCCCGCCGGTCGCACCCGCCCCGTCGACTCCCGCGCCGGACCGGACGACGGAGATTCCGCCGGCTGCTCCGGACCGGACGACGCCGACCCCGCCCGCGGCGAGCGCCCCCGCGCCCCCGGCGCCGCAGCGCCCCGCGTCGCCCGCCCCGGACCGGACGACCGAGATCACCCCGGCCACGCCCGACCGGACCACGCAGATCCCGCCCGCCGCGGCTCCGCCGGCCCCCGCGTCCGCACCGCCGGCGCAGCCCGCACCCCCGGCTCCGGCCGCCCCGGACGCCGCGCCCGCCCCGAGCGAGCCCATCGCCTCCCCGGAGGGACGGCTGGAGCGGCTGCGCGGACGCCTCGGTCGCAGCCGATCCACGCTCGGCACCGGGCTGCTGGGCCTGCTCGGCGCTGGCGACCTCGACGAGGACTCGTGGGAGGAGGTCGAGGACCAGCTGCTCATGGCGGACCTGGGGTCGGCCACCACCCAGGAGGTCGTCGGCAAGCTCCGCGAACGGATCGCCTCACGCGGGGTCCGCACCTCGGACGAGGTCCGGGAGCTGCTGCACGAGGTCCTCGTCGAGACCCTCGGGACCGGCATGGAGCGCTCCGTGCGCGCCCTCGCGCACGACGGGCGACCTGCCGTCGTGCTCGTCGTCGGGGTGAACGGCACCGGGAAGACCACCACCACCGGCAAGCTCGCCCGCGTCCTCGTCGGCGGCGGACACGAGATCGTGCTCGGCGCGGCGGACACCTTCCGGGCCGCGGCCGCCGAGCAGCTGCAGACGTGGGGGGAGCGGGCCGGCGCCCGCGTCGTGCGCGGCGCGGAGGGCGCGGACCCGGCGAGCGTGGCGTTCGACGCGGTCAAGCGGGGCGCCGAGGCCGGGGTCGACGCCGTGCTGCTCGACACCGCGGGCCGGCTGCACACCAAGACCGGCCTGATGGACGAGCTCGGCAAGGTCAAGCGCGTCGTCGAGCGCCAGGCCGAGGTCGACGAGGTGCTGCTCGTCCTCGACGCGACCACCGGGCAGAACGGGCTGACCCAGGCCCGGGTGTTCCGCGAGGTGGTCGACGTGACCGGGGTCGTGCTCACCAAGCTCGACGGCACGGCCAAGGGCGGCATCGTGTTCCAGGTGCAGCGGGAGCTGGGCGTGCCGGTGAAGCTCGTCGGCCTCGGCGAGGGGCCGGACGACCTGGCGCCGTTCGAGCCGAACGCCTTCGTGGACGCGCTCCTGCGCTGA
- the smc gene encoding chromosome segregation protein SMC — translation MHLKSLTLKGFKSFASSTTLRFEPGITCVVGPNGSGKSNVVDAISWVLGEQGAKALRGGKMEDVIFAGTTGRAPLGRAEVTLTIDNSDGALPIEYTEVSITRRVFRSGAGEYEINGSSCRLLDVQELLSDSGIGRELHVLVGQGQLDAILQSRPEERRAFIEEAAGVLKHRKRKEKALRKLEAMESNLARLGDLTTELRRQLKPLGRQAEIARRAQTIQADLRDARLRLAADDLVTLRSTIARDAADEDEARRRRDETERALAVKSEAMTELEAALEVDAPAYDRAQEAHHRLASLAERLRGTVALAAERHRHLTAVEETTSGPDPDELERQAASAAENEEALAEEVALARETLEDAAARREDAEETLEAADRRVAAAARAAADRREGLARLAGQVETQRGRVAAAVEELETLATSIAETTARAATARAELAEEEAAAGESAPTGPDDGAPDSGVSVEVGSEDGAGGPDPEAAFDAATERHEQVRAEVDRAAAAHRDAERDRAHWRARVEALELTLTRRDGAGELLAGARDGVLGSVAALLRVGPGDETAVTAALGPVADAVVVSGVDAAADALAHLHASDAGRAGLLVAGAGPAAPTGPAPAGAVWAADLVRAPDAVAGAVGRLLAGVAVVDDLPAARALVAAHPELTAATRAGDVLGGAWAIGGPSGNRSILEMQSAADEAGDRRADAERAERATAAALEAARQAESAARAEVGVARQVRDDARRADVERRKVADARRAQDEARRAQLARRLGGLAETVRGAEAELTRLTERRATVEQAHEERRAELDDLAERLEMATDQADTDADEVDGADVASRDAASAALNAARAAEVEGRLALRTAEERARAVTGRAEALRHRARAEREQRERAATRRRERERQAALLGEILEYGRVGVDRIATSVAAAAAARDRLAAARQARAAELDAVRERARGLQQTLERLTDAVHRDEVLRAEQRTRLVQLEESIVERFGIGLDDLVREYGPDVGIPPSEAEVAEVTAARERGEQVSMPPPLRYDRAEQQRRASRAEKELGTLGKVNPLALEEYAALEERYRFLSTQLEDVKASKRDLLSVVADVDQRILDVFAEAFADVAREFEVVFPVLFPGGDGRLVLTDPDDLLTTGVEVEARPPGKKVKRLSLLSGGEKSLTAVAMLVAIFRARPSPFYVMDEVEAALDDANLRRLISLLDDLRRTSQLVIITHQKPTMEIADALYGVSMRGDGITAVVSQRLRGAEAPGPLARADPSPVS, via the coding sequence GGCCGAGGTGACGCTGACGATCGACAACTCCGACGGGGCGCTGCCGATCGAGTACACCGAGGTGTCGATCACCCGGCGGGTCTTCCGCTCCGGCGCGGGCGAGTACGAGATCAACGGCAGCTCCTGCCGCCTGCTCGACGTGCAGGAGCTCCTGAGCGACTCCGGGATCGGCCGCGAGCTGCACGTGCTGGTCGGCCAGGGGCAGCTCGACGCGATCCTGCAGTCCCGCCCCGAGGAGCGCCGCGCCTTCATCGAGGAGGCCGCGGGGGTCCTCAAGCACCGCAAGCGCAAGGAGAAGGCGCTGCGCAAGCTCGAGGCGATGGAGTCGAACCTCGCCCGCCTCGGCGACCTGACCACCGAGCTCCGCCGCCAGCTCAAGCCGCTCGGGCGCCAGGCAGAGATCGCCCGGCGGGCGCAGACGATCCAGGCCGACCTGCGCGACGCGCGGCTGCGGCTCGCCGCGGACGACCTCGTGACGCTGCGGAGCACGATCGCGCGGGACGCGGCCGACGAGGACGAGGCCCGGCGCCGGCGCGACGAGACCGAGCGGGCGCTCGCGGTCAAGTCGGAGGCGATGACGGAGCTGGAGGCCGCCCTCGAGGTCGACGCCCCGGCGTACGACCGGGCGCAGGAGGCGCACCACCGGCTCGCGTCGCTCGCCGAGCGGCTGCGCGGCACGGTGGCGCTCGCCGCCGAGCGCCACCGGCACCTGACGGCGGTGGAGGAGACGACCTCGGGCCCCGACCCCGACGAGCTGGAGCGCCAGGCCGCGTCGGCCGCGGAGAACGAGGAGGCACTCGCCGAGGAGGTCGCGCTCGCCCGGGAGACCCTCGAGGACGCCGCCGCCCGCCGGGAGGACGCCGAGGAGACCCTCGAGGCCGCCGACCGGCGGGTCGCGGCGGCGGCACGGGCGGCCGCGGACCGGCGCGAGGGGCTCGCCCGGCTCGCCGGGCAGGTCGAGACGCAGCGTGGGCGCGTCGCGGCGGCGGTCGAGGAGCTCGAGACCCTGGCGACGTCGATCGCGGAGACGACCGCGCGGGCGGCCACGGCCCGGGCGGAGCTCGCCGAGGAGGAGGCCGCGGCGGGCGAGTCCGCTCCGACCGGGCCGGACGACGGGGCACCGGACTCCGGGGTGTCGGTCGAGGTCGGCAGCGAGGACGGGGCCGGGGGTCCCGATCCCGAGGCCGCGTTCGACGCCGCGACCGAGCGCCACGAGCAGGTGCGGGCGGAGGTCGACCGCGCGGCCGCGGCCCACCGTGACGCCGAGCGGGACCGAGCGCACTGGCGCGCGCGGGTGGAGGCCCTCGAGCTGACGCTCACCCGGCGCGACGGGGCGGGGGAACTGCTCGCCGGGGCGCGCGACGGGGTGCTCGGCTCGGTGGCCGCGCTGTTGCGCGTGGGTCCGGGTGACGAGACGGCGGTGACCGCGGCGCTGGGGCCGGTGGCCGACGCCGTGGTGGTGTCCGGGGTGGACGCCGCCGCCGACGCCCTCGCCCACCTGCACGCCAGCGACGCGGGCCGGGCCGGGCTGCTCGTCGCGGGGGCGGGGCCCGCCGCGCCGACGGGGCCCGCCCCGGCCGGCGCCGTCTGGGCGGCCGACCTCGTCCGGGCGCCCGATGCGGTCGCCGGAGCGGTGGGCCGGCTGCTCGCCGGGGTGGCCGTGGTGGACGACCTGCCGGCGGCACGCGCCCTCGTCGCGGCGCACCCGGAGCTGACCGCCGCCACCCGTGCCGGCGACGTGCTGGGCGGGGCCTGGGCGATCGGCGGGCCCTCGGGGAACCGGTCGATCCTGGAGATGCAGTCGGCAGCCGACGAGGCGGGGGACCGGCGCGCCGACGCGGAACGTGCCGAGCGGGCGACGGCCGCCGCGCTCGAGGCGGCGCGGCAGGCCGAGTCGGCGGCGCGGGCGGAGGTCGGGGTGGCCCGCCAGGTCCGCGACGACGCGCGCCGGGCCGACGTCGAGCGGCGGAAGGTGGCCGACGCCCGCCGGGCGCAGGACGAGGCCCGGCGCGCGCAGCTCGCGCGCCGGCTCGGCGGACTGGCGGAGACGGTGCGCGGGGCGGAGGCGGAGCTCACCCGGCTCACGGAGCGCCGCGCGACGGTCGAGCAGGCGCACGAGGAGCGGCGCGCCGAGCTGGACGACCTCGCGGAGCGCCTGGAGATGGCGACCGACCAGGCCGACACCGACGCCGACGAGGTCGACGGGGCCGACGTCGCGAGCCGGGACGCCGCGTCGGCGGCGCTCAACGCGGCACGGGCCGCCGAGGTGGAGGGCCGGCTCGCGCTGCGCACCGCCGAGGAGCGGGCCCGGGCGGTGACCGGCCGCGCGGAGGCACTGCGCCACCGGGCCCGGGCCGAGCGCGAGCAGCGCGAGCGCGCCGCGACCCGTCGGCGGGAACGGGAGCGGCAGGCCGCGCTGCTCGGGGAGATCCTGGAGTACGGCCGGGTCGGGGTCGACCGGATCGCCACGTCGGTGGCGGCCGCGGCGGCGGCGCGGGACCGGCTGGCCGCGGCGCGGCAGGCGCGGGCGGCCGAGCTCGACGCGGTCCGCGAGCGGGCGCGGGGCCTCCAGCAGACGCTGGAACGGCTCACCGACGCGGTGCACCGCGACGAGGTCCTGCGCGCCGAGCAGCGCACGCGGCTCGTGCAGCTCGAGGAGTCGATCGTCGAGCGCTTCGGGATCGGCCTGGACGACCTCGTGCGCGAGTACGGCCCCGACGTCGGGATCCCGCCGAGCGAGGCCGAGGTCGCGGAGGTCACGGCCGCGCGCGAGCGGGGCGAGCAGGTCTCGATGCCGCCGCCCCTGCGCTACGACCGGGCGGAGCAGCAGCGGCGGGCGTCCCGGGCGGAGAAGGAACTCGGCACGCTGGGCAAGGTCAACCCGCTGGCGCTCGAGGAGTACGCGGCGCTCGAGGAGCGCTACCGCTTCCTGTCGACCCAGCTCGAGGACGTGAAGGCCTCCAAGCGGGACCTGCTCTCGGTGGTGGCCGACGTCGACCAGCGGATCCTCGACGTGTTCGCGGAGGCGTTCGCGGACGTGGCGCGGGAGTTCGAGGTCGTGTTCCCGGTGCTCTTCCCCGGGGGCGACGGACGGCTGGTGCTCACCGACCCCGACGACCTGCTGACCACCGGGGTGGAGGTCGAGGCCCGCCCGCCGGGGAAGAAGGTCAAGCGCCTCTCGCTGCTCTCGGGCGGCGAGAAGTCGTTGACCGCCGTGGCGATGCTCGTCGCGATCTTCCGGGCGCGCCCCTCGCCGTTCTACGTGATGGACGAGGTCGAGGCGGCCCTCGACGACGCGAACCTGCGGCGGCTCATCTCGCTGCTCGACGACCTCCGGCGCACCTCGCAGCTGGTGATCATCACCCACCAGAAGCCGACCATGGAGATCGCCGACGCGCTCTACGGCGTGAGCATGCGCGGCGACGGCATCACGGCGGTCGTCTCCCAGCGGCTCCGCGGGGCCGAGGCACCCGGACCACTCGCCCGGGCGGACCCCTCGCCCGTGTCGTGA